The following are from one region of the Phycisphaeraceae bacterium genome:
- the dut gene encoding dUTP diphosphatase: MPDTTQLRVRRLDPRSTLPRAHSALAAGLDLVACLPRGEHDADCVTIAPGEIVKIPLGFSVAIAAGYEGQVRPRSGLATKHGITLPNAPGTVDADYRGEMFVALINLGRESYTVHHGDRIAQLVIAPVVSVTIVEVEELDATDRGSGGFGSTGLR; encoded by the coding sequence ATGCCCGACACCACACAACTTCGCGTACGCCGTCTTGACCCTCGCTCGACCCTGCCACGCGCTCATTCGGCGCTGGCGGCGGGACTGGATCTGGTCGCGTGCCTGCCGCGAGGTGAACATGATGCCGATTGTGTCACCATTGCGCCGGGCGAGATCGTGAAGATTCCGCTTGGGTTTTCAGTGGCGATTGCGGCGGGTTATGAGGGGCAGGTTCGGCCTCGGTCGGGCCTGGCGACCAAGCACGGGATCACCCTGCCCAACGCTCCTGGGACGGTTGATGCTGACTACCGCGGCGAGATGTTTGTGGCTTTGATCAATCTCGGACGTGAGTCTTACACGGTGCATCACGGCGACCGTATCGCGCAACTGGTCATCGCGCCCGTTGTGAGCGTGACGATTGTTGAAGTTGAGGAACTCGATGCGACCGATCGCGGCTCGGGCGGGTTCGGCTCGACGGGATTGCGGTAG
- a CDS encoding polysaccharide biosynthesis protein produces the protein MTKNTSERCLLVGTPASVALARRQLDLLDCPPVVIGAVHVNPAEDEGCEPVVLNLGDEAEIAEICRAHAIDLAVVSLPGALAGVESRVRQRLGRAGVRVRVVPMLTELMAREPMLVRARLGQAIDLASLVSREPHRVEREQLSRLLRNARVLITGAGGSIGSEIARLCASFDLAQLVLVDRSENALFEIDRSLGRGRAKVSRLAIMHDVVDEAATLRLVGETRPDLIFHAAAHKHVPLMEDHPAHALINNFFGTRSIADAAVAHGVERFVLISSDKAVNPSSVMGATKRLAEMYIQGLAHGGSMRTRLSMVRFGNVLGSACSVLPIWESQIAEGGPVTVTDERMTRYFMTIPEAAGLVVHAASLGRADEAEVFVLDMGKPIPIVDLAQRFIAAHGFRPVVQTDANSDRAWDEIAITFTGARPGEKIHEELSYHEEGLRRTSHTGIFALADARAPDPAMLAAMVEHLGRARRSGDSREVVTAIARFIPHLTRTRAAA, from the coding sequence GTGACCAAGAACACTTCAGAACGATGCCTGCTTGTCGGGACTCCTGCCAGCGTGGCTTTGGCCCGGCGGCAGCTGGACCTGCTGGATTGTCCACCTGTGGTCATTGGTGCGGTGCATGTGAATCCGGCAGAGGATGAGGGCTGTGAGCCGGTGGTGTTGAATCTGGGAGATGAGGCTGAGATTGCGGAGATCTGTCGTGCGCACGCGATTGATCTTGCGGTGGTGTCGCTGCCTGGGGCTCTGGCGGGGGTGGAGTCGCGTGTGAGGCAGAGGCTTGGGCGGGCGGGCGTGCGGGTGCGGGTGGTGCCGATGCTGACCGAACTGATGGCCCGCGAGCCGATGCTGGTGCGGGCTCGGCTCGGGCAGGCGATCGATCTGGCGTCGCTGGTGTCGCGCGAGCCTCACCGGGTCGAGCGTGAGCAGTTGTCGAGGCTCCTGCGCAATGCGCGGGTGCTAATCACTGGAGCGGGAGGGTCGATCGGGTCGGAAATTGCGCGTCTGTGCGCTTCGTTTGACCTGGCCCAGCTGGTGCTGGTCGATCGATCCGAGAATGCGCTGTTCGAGATTGACCGATCGCTGGGGCGCGGGCGTGCGAAAGTTTCGCGGCTGGCGATCATGCATGATGTCGTGGATGAGGCGGCAACGCTTCGGCTGGTGGGCGAGACCAGGCCCGATCTGATCTTTCACGCAGCGGCCCATAAGCACGTGCCTCTGATGGAAGATCATCCAGCCCACGCACTGATCAACAACTTTTTCGGGACACGCTCGATCGCGGATGCGGCGGTGGCACACGGGGTTGAGCGGTTCGTGCTGATCTCATCCGATAAGGCGGTGAATCCGTCTTCGGTGATGGGCGCGACCAAGCGCCTCGCGGAGATGTACATTCAGGGGCTGGCGCATGGCGGCTCGATGCGGACGCGGTTGAGCATGGTCCGCTTTGGAAATGTGCTCGGTTCGGCGTGCAGCGTGCTTCCGATCTGGGAGTCGCAGATCGCTGAGGGTGGTCCTGTGACGGTGACGGACGAGCGCATGACGCGGTATTTCATGACGATCCCGGAGGCAGCGGGGCTGGTGGTGCACGCGGCGAGTCTTGGAAGGGCTGATGAGGCGGAGGTCTTTGTTCTGGACATGGGCAAACCGATCCCGATTGTCGATCTCGCGCAGCGGTTCATTGCGGCACACGGGTTCAGGCCTGTCGTACAAACGGACGCGAATTCGGATCGAGCGTGGGACGAGATCGCAATCACGTTCACGGGTGCCCGTCCAGGCGAGAAGATTCATGAGGAATTGTCATACCACGAAGAGGGGCTTCGGCGGACCAGTCATACCGGTATTTTCGCGCTAGCGGACGCTCGGGCTCCGGACCCGGCGATGCTGGCGGCGATGGTCGAACACCTTGGGCGGGCGAGGCGGTCGGGTGACAGTCGCGAGGTGGTGACTGCAATTGCGCGGTTCATCCCGCACCTGACGAGGACGCGTGCTGCGGCATAA
- the acnA gene encoding aconitate hydratase AcnA: MARANPYSARTTLRTSFGEYTYYDLAALDRAGIGVGIAKLPFSIRVLLESMLRNIDGFSVTQDDVAGLANYNATTIDATEIPFMPGRVVLQDFTGVPCVVDLAAMRDAMKNLGGDPAAINPAVPCDLVIDHSVQVDDFATRVALTINAEREFERNNERYRFLKWGQQSLDNFRVVPPATGIVHQVNLEYLARGCLVKNIDGQNVVYPDSLVGTDSHTTMINALGVLGWGVGGIEAEAVMLGQAVYMLTPEVVGFRLKGRLREGVTATDLVLTVTQMLRAHGVVEKFVEFFGDGMAELSIPDRATIANMAPEYGATCGFFPIDIKTIDFLRFTAKSPAEAELAEAYAKANHLWWDRSTPEPEFSSVLELNLAEVVPSLAGPKRPQDRIALSSMKPNWRKDLVDSFGKPAASEKNKVGTWAAEGGNGAGAAVNTDVCVAPAEQGQVEVTLTDASHPHTPNQKITLRHGSVVIAAITSCTNTSNPDVMIAAGLVARKARALGLKRQPWVKTSLAPGSKVVTEYFDKAGLTEDLDALGFATVGYGCTTCIGNSGPLPPEIEAAIKQSDLVCASVLSGNRNFEGRVHPAVKANYLASPPLVVAYAIAGTVDIDLQNEPIAIAPGGREVFLKDIWPTNAEIRAVVESSLSPEQFERKYSRVYEESESWNQIPVSQSELYPWDESSTYIQNPPFFEGMTETTPGITSVRGARVLAILGDSVTTDHISPAGRIEPETPAGQYLLRSGVTKHDFNSYGSRRGNDRVMTRGTFANVRVRNRLATDATGKILEGGWTRDFTRGRTLADAPVAYIFDASENYRAAGVPLVVIAGKDYGMGSSRDWAAKGAYLLGVKAVIAESFERIHRSNLVFMGVLPLVFKDGQSASSLGIKGDETFSIDVPQNVSPRQMVAVHATRTDGSAFSFECMLRLDTPVEIEYSRNGGILHTVIRKKLNEARQLV, translated from the coding sequence ATGGCCCGCGCCAACCCGTATAGCGCCCGCACAACCCTTCGCACCTCATTCGGCGAATACACCTATTACGACCTCGCCGCCCTCGACCGCGCAGGCATCGGCGTCGGCATCGCCAAGCTCCCATTCTCCATTCGAGTCCTCCTCGAATCCATGCTCCGCAACATCGACGGATTCTCCGTCACTCAGGACGACGTCGCAGGCCTCGCCAACTACAACGCCACCACCATCGACGCCACCGAAATTCCCTTCATGCCCGGGCGCGTTGTGCTTCAAGACTTCACCGGCGTTCCATGTGTCGTCGATCTCGCAGCCATGCGCGACGCCATGAAAAACCTCGGAGGCGATCCCGCCGCCATCAACCCCGCCGTGCCTTGCGACCTCGTGATCGACCACTCCGTTCAAGTGGACGATTTCGCCACACGCGTCGCCCTCACCATCAATGCCGAGCGCGAGTTCGAGCGCAACAACGAACGATACCGCTTCCTCAAGTGGGGCCAGCAGAGCCTCGACAACTTCCGCGTCGTCCCGCCCGCCACCGGCATCGTTCACCAGGTCAACCTCGAATATCTCGCACGCGGGTGCCTCGTCAAAAACATCGATGGCCAGAACGTCGTCTACCCCGACTCGCTCGTCGGCACCGACAGCCACACCACCATGATCAACGCCCTCGGCGTCCTCGGCTGGGGCGTCGGAGGCATCGAAGCCGAAGCCGTCATGCTCGGCCAAGCCGTCTACATGCTCACCCCCGAAGTCGTCGGCTTCCGCCTCAAGGGCCGCCTGCGCGAGGGCGTCACCGCAACCGACCTCGTTCTCACCGTCACGCAGATGTTGCGTGCCCACGGCGTCGTCGAAAAATTCGTCGAGTTCTTCGGCGACGGCATGGCCGAACTGAGCATCCCCGATCGCGCCACCATCGCCAACATGGCGCCCGAATACGGCGCAACCTGTGGCTTCTTTCCCATCGATATCAAGACCATCGACTTCCTGCGCTTCACCGCAAAATCTCCCGCCGAAGCCGAACTCGCCGAAGCCTACGCCAAGGCCAACCACCTCTGGTGGGATCGTTCCACCCCCGAGCCCGAGTTCTCTTCTGTCCTCGAACTCAATCTCGCCGAAGTCGTTCCATCCCTCGCCGGCCCCAAGCGCCCTCAGGACCGCATCGCCCTGTCCTCCATGAAACCAAACTGGCGCAAGGATCTTGTCGATTCTTTCGGCAAGCCCGCTGCGAGTGAAAAGAACAAAGTCGGCACCTGGGCAGCAGAAGGCGGCAACGGTGCCGGCGCAGCCGTCAACACCGACGTATGCGTCGCACCGGCAGAGCAGGGACAAGTCGAAGTCACGCTCACCGACGCCAGCCACCCTCACACGCCCAACCAGAAGATCACGCTCCGCCACGGCTCGGTCGTCATCGCCGCCATCACCAGCTGCACCAACACCAGCAACCCCGATGTCATGATCGCAGCCGGCCTCGTCGCACGCAAGGCCCGCGCCCTCGGTCTCAAGCGTCAGCCATGGGTCAAAACCAGCCTCGCGCCCGGCTCCAAAGTCGTCACCGAATACTTCGACAAAGCCGGACTCACCGAAGACCTCGATGCCCTCGGCTTCGCGACCGTCGGCTACGGCTGCACCACATGCATCGGAAACTCCGGCCCCCTCCCGCCCGAGATCGAAGCCGCCATCAAACAGTCAGACCTCGTCTGCGCCAGCGTCCTCAGCGGCAACCGCAACTTCGAAGGCCGCGTGCATCCCGCCGTCAAGGCCAACTACCTCGCCAGCCCGCCGCTCGTCGTCGCATACGCCATTGCCGGCACGGTCGATATTGACCTTCAGAACGAACCCATCGCAATCGCGCCCGGCGGCCGCGAAGTCTTCCTCAAAGACATCTGGCCCACCAACGCCGAGATCCGCGCTGTCGTCGAGTCCAGCCTCTCGCCCGAACAGTTCGAGCGCAAGTACAGCCGCGTCTACGAAGAAAGCGAATCCTGGAACCAGATCCCCGTCTCACAGAGCGAGTTGTACCCCTGGGATGAATCCTCGACCTACATCCAGAATCCGCCGTTCTTTGAAGGCATGACCGAAACCACGCCAGGCATCACCTCCGTGCGCGGCGCACGCGTTCTGGCCATCCTCGGCGACAGCGTCACCACCGACCACATCTCGCCCGCAGGTCGCATCGAGCCCGAAACACCCGCCGGCCAGTACCTCCTCCGCAGCGGCGTCACCAAGCACGACTTCAACAGTTACGGCAGTCGCCGCGGCAACGATCGCGTCATGACGCGCGGCACCTTCGCCAACGTTCGCGTCCGCAATCGCCTCGCCACCGACGCAACCGGCAAAATTCTCGAAGGCGGCTGGACACGCGACTTCACACGCGGACGCACCCTCGCCGACGCGCCCGTCGCCTACATCTTCGACGCCAGCGAAAACTACCGCGCCGCTGGCGTGCCGCTCGTCGTCATCGCCGGCAAGGACTACGGCATGGGCTCAAGCCGCGACTGGGCAGCCAAGGGCGCATACCTCCTGGGCGTCAAAGCCGTCATCGCCGAAAGTTTTGAACGAATCCATCGTTCCAACCTCGTCTTCATGGGCGTTTTGCCGCTGGTCTTCAAGGACGGCCAATCCGCCTCCTCGCTGGGCATCAAGGGCGACGAAACCTTCAGCATCGACGTGCCCCAGA